One Papaver somniferum cultivar HN1 chromosome 10, ASM357369v1, whole genome shotgun sequence genomic window carries:
- the LOC113315471 gene encoding SPX domain-containing protein 2-like produces the protein MQTQIWESSAGRVSFEGLHYRPQAHLQDQYEISPFVCRLREDTEKYDKQTGASFVFPSSRGFCSSHSILDHLFPINNEPSIPTSESADTTPTPATTVVPTPTERDGSFLRGPKEQAEIEFMQSLHMKSTISALRRRKIHHQIQGN, from the exons ATGCAGACACAGATTTGGGAATCTTCTGCAGGCAGGGTTTCTTTCGAGGGGCTTCATTACCGGCCACAGGCTCATCTTCAGGACCAATATGAAATT AGCCCTTTTGTATGCAGGCTTCGTGAAGATACTGAAAAGTATGATAAGCAAACAGGGGCATCATTCGTTTTCCCTTCATCCAGAGGGTTTTGCAGCAGCCATTCTATACTTGATCACCTCTTTCCCATCAACAATGAGCCATCAATTCCAACATCTGAAAGCGCTGATACCACCCCTACTCCTGCCACAACTGTTGTTCCCACGCCCACAGAGAGAGATGGGTCATTCCTTAGAGGACCAAAGGAACAGGCAGAGATCGAGTTCATGCAAAGTTTGCATATGAAGAGCACTATATCGGcattgagaagaagaaaaatacatCATCAGATTCAAGGTAATTGA